The following proteins come from a genomic window of Winogradskyella sp. PC-19:
- a CDS encoding ExbD/TolR family protein, translated as MRNFRRNAPTVNAGSMADIAFLLLIFFLVTTTISADKGMLRKLPPVCDMPPCDVEFNERNVFRIFINTNDEIMVEDKIIDISDLKELTKAFIDNNGENVCDYCSGEQLTNSSDKPSEAIISLKHDALTNYGAFIVVQDEISKAYYDLRSNYAQNKYNKTPEELSKEELQAVKEAYPFILSEVKVERN; from the coding sequence ATGAGAAATTTTAGAAGAAATGCCCCGACAGTTAATGCAGGTTCAATGGCAGATATTGCTTTTTTACTACTCATTTTCTTTTTAGTGACGACAACAATATCCGCCGATAAAGGGATGTTGAGGAAATTACCACCAGTATGTGATATGCCTCCATGTGATGTAGAATTCAATGAACGCAATGTTTTTAGGATTTTTATTAATACAAATGATGAAATTATGGTTGAGGATAAAATCATAGATATATCAGATTTAAAAGAATTAACCAAAGCATTTATAGATAATAATGGAGAAAATGTTTGTGATTACTGCTCTGGTGAACAATTGACTAATTCATCTGACAAACCTAGTGAAGCTATTATATCATTAAAACATGACGCTTTAACCAATTATGGTGCCTTTATAGTTGTTCAGGATGAGATTAGTAAAGCATATTATGATTTACGCTCTAATTATGCACAAAATAAATATAATAAAACACCAGAAGAACTATCGAAAGAAGAGTTGCAAGCCGTAAAAGAAGCCTATCCTTTTATATTGTCTGAAGTAAAAGTTGAGCGTAATTAG
- a CDS encoding thiamine pyrophosphate-dependent enzyme, protein MSNPTTKQMRFDIASLSDEKLLQLYYNMLRPRLIEEKMLILLRQGKISKWFSGIGQEAISVGVTMALNADEYILPMHRNLGVFTTREIPLHRLFCQWQGKMSGFTKGRDRSFHFGTQEFNIVGMISHLGPQLGVADGIALANLLKKNNKATAVFTGEGGTSEGDFHEALNVASVWQLPVLFCIENNGYGLSTPTSEQYNCEHLADRGKGYGIESHIIDGNNIVEVFTKVSELAESIRKEPRPVLLEFKTFRMRGHEEASGTKYVPQDLMDHWAAKDPLENFQEYLKNKKILTEEKEVEFKEAIVHEVNENLDKAYAEEHITPNLTTELNDVYKSFVYQEVSKNSETQELRLVDAISEGLKQSMERHDDLVIMGQDIAEYGGVFKITDCFLEQFGKERVRNTPICESAIVEAGMGLSIAGMKAVVEMQFADFVSSGFNPIVNYLAKSHYRWNQQADVVVRMPCGAGVAAGPFHSQTNEAWFTKTPGLKVVYPAFPMDAKGLLATAINDPNPVLFFEHKALYRSIRQDVPSGYYTLPLGKASLLKEGNDITIITYGAGVHWALQVLDNNPDISADVIDLRSLQPLDKNAIISSVKKTNKAIILQEDSMFGGIASDISAMIMEECFEHLDAPVKRVASIETPIPFDAELEKQYLAKGRFEEELLELLEY, encoded by the coding sequence ATGTCTAATCCGACTACAAAACAAATGCGTTTTGATATCGCTTCATTGAGTGACGAAAAGTTATTACAATTGTATTACAACATGCTTCGACCTAGATTAATAGAGGAGAAGATGCTTATTTTACTACGACAAGGTAAGATTAGTAAATGGTTTTCTGGTATTGGTCAAGAGGCGATTTCTGTTGGTGTTACCATGGCGCTTAATGCCGATGAATATATTTTACCAATGCACCGAAATCTAGGTGTTTTTACAACACGTGAGATTCCTTTACATCGTTTATTCTGTCAATGGCAAGGAAAGATGAGTGGTTTTACAAAAGGACGTGACCGTTCTTTTCACTTCGGAACACAAGAATTTAATATTGTCGGTATGATTTCGCATTTAGGACCACAATTGGGTGTTGCAGATGGTATTGCGTTAGCAAATTTACTTAAGAAAAATAATAAAGCTACAGCTGTTTTTACTGGCGAAGGCGGAACAAGTGAAGGTGATTTTCATGAAGCATTAAATGTAGCTTCGGTATGGCAATTACCTGTATTGTTCTGTATAGAGAATAATGGATATGGACTATCTACACCGACTTCTGAACAATATAATTGCGAACATTTAGCAGATAGAGGAAAAGGATATGGTATAGAATCACATATCATAGATGGTAATAATATTGTTGAAGTTTTTACCAAAGTATCTGAATTAGCGGAAAGTATTCGAAAAGAACCAAGACCAGTTTTATTAGAATTTAAAACCTTTAGAATGCGTGGTCATGAAGAGGCGAGTGGTACAAAATATGTCCCTCAAGATTTGATGGACCATTGGGCTGCAAAAGACCCTTTAGAAAACTTCCAAGAATACTTAAAAAACAAAAAAATATTAACTGAAGAAAAAGAGGTTGAATTTAAGGAAGCTATTGTACACGAAGTCAACGAAAACTTGGATAAAGCTTATGCTGAAGAACATATTACTCCTAACTTAACTACTGAATTAAATGATGTATATAAATCATTTGTATATCAAGAAGTTAGTAAAAATTCAGAAACCCAAGAGTTGCGTTTGGTTGACGCCATATCTGAAGGCTTAAAGCAATCTATGGAACGTCACGACGACCTTGTTATTATGGGTCAAGATATTGCAGAATATGGTGGTGTTTTTAAAATTACAGATTGTTTCTTAGAGCAGTTTGGTAAAGAACGTGTCCGAAACACACCGATTTGTGAATCTGCTATTGTAGAAGCAGGTATGGGATTATCCATTGCCGGAATGAAAGCTGTTGTAGAAATGCAATTTGCAGACTTTGTGAGTTCTGGTTTTAATCCGATTGTCAATTATTTAGCAAAATCACATTACCGTTGGAATCAGCAAGCAGACGTCGTAGTACGTATGCCTTGTGGTGCTGGTGTTGCTGCTGGACCATTTCATTCGCAAACTAACGAAGCTTGGTTTACCAAAACACCTGGGTTAAAAGTGGTTTATCCTGCATTTCCAATGGATGCTAAAGGTTTATTAGCAACAGCTATCAATGACCCAAACCCAGTGTTATTTTTTGAACATAAAGCCTTATACAGAAGTATTAGACAAGACGTACCATCGGGTTACTACACATTACCATTAGGTAAAGCGTCGCTTTTAAAAGAAGGAAATGATATCACTATTATTACTTACGGTGCTGGTGTGCATTGGGCATTACAAGTCTTAGATAATAATCCTGATATATCTGCAGATGTAATTGATTTACGTTCATTACAGCCTTTGGATAAAAACGCTATTATTAGTTCGGTAAAGAAAACAAATAAAGCGATTATACTACAAGAAGATTCTATGTTTGGTGGTATTGCAAGTGATATTTCTGCTATGATAATGGAAGAGTGTTTTGAGCATCTTGATGCGCCTGTAAAACGTGTGGCAAGTATAGAAACACCAATACCTTTTGATGCTGAGTTAGAGAAGCAATATTTGGCTAAAGGCAGGTTTGAAGAGGAATTGTTGGAGTTGTTGGAGTATTAA
- a CDS encoding DEAD/DEAH box helicase, with translation MSVETQIQVEKESEKRLYDYQINDLNRIFDVMDNSPEDYNLLYQLPTGGGKTVIFSEIVRRYIKEKNQKVVILTHRIELCKQTSNVLSGFNVKNKIINSKVKELPDQDEYQCFVAMVETLNNRLSEQDFELKNIGLVIIDEAHYNSFRKLFKFFDNCFILGVTATPLSSNIKLPMKDNYDKLIVGDDISTLIKNGFLAKAETVSFDVGLTTLKVGINGDYTVKSSEALYTNSFMQTKLLTAYDDTSKGKKTLIFNNGIHTSKEVYYTFKRAGYDVKHLDNTANKEERKETLKWFKKTPGAILSSVSILTTGFDEPSVESIILNRATRSLTLYFQMIGRGSRIYGDRDVFQVVDLGNNIARFGPWDQPVDWQHIFKYPDFYLENIVDDEMLERDFVYDMPEALRKKFGKSKSLDFDVKGEYKKVLNSGKKSFTVIERSIEQHSKICIENCEDVFEARERIKELQDEIAYRIKQYCYCIMNSTQNYKDWLFEEYNRRLRLSFNGKF, from the coding sequence ATGTCTGTAGAGACTCAAATACAAGTAGAAAAAGAGAGCGAAAAACGTCTGTATGACTATCAAATAAATGACTTAAACCGCATTTTTGATGTCATGGATAATTCACCTGAGGATTATAACTTGCTTTATCAGTTACCAACTGGTGGAGGAAAAACAGTTATTTTTTCTGAGATTGTTCGTCGATATATAAAAGAAAAAAATCAAAAGGTAGTTATCTTGACACATCGTATAGAGTTGTGTAAACAAACATCTAACGTACTATCTGGATTTAATGTCAAAAATAAAATTATAAACAGTAAGGTAAAGGAATTACCAGACCAAGATGAGTATCAGTGTTTTGTTGCCATGGTCGAGACTCTTAATAATAGGCTGTCTGAACAAGATTTTGAGTTAAAGAATATTGGTCTTGTTATTATAGATGAAGCGCATTATAACTCTTTCAGAAAGCTCTTTAAATTCTTTGACAATTGTTTTATTCTTGGTGTAACTGCAACGCCTTTAAGTAGTAATATAAAGTTACCAATGAAGGACAATTATGATAAGCTGATTGTTGGTGATGATATTTCGACATTGATAAAAAATGGATTTTTGGCAAAAGCTGAAACCGTAAGTTTTGATGTCGGTTTAACTACCTTAAAAGTAGGTATCAATGGTGATTACACCGTGAAATCTTCTGAAGCATTATACACTAATAGTTTTATGCAGACTAAGCTTTTAACAGCATATGACGATACTTCAAAAGGAAAAAAGACCCTTATTTTTAATAACGGTATTCATACTTCAAAAGAAGTCTATTACACTTTTAAACGTGCTGGATATGATGTTAAGCATTTAGATAATACAGCTAATAAGGAAGAAAGAAAAGAAACTCTAAAGTGGTTTAAAAAAACACCAGGCGCCATTTTATCGTCTGTAAGTATTTTAACTACAGGATTTGATGAACCTTCTGTTGAATCTATCATACTTAATAGAGCAACACGTTCATTAACTTTATATTTTCAAATGATTGGTCGTGGGTCACGTATCTATGGAGACAGAGATGTTTTTCAGGTCGTAGATTTAGGTAATAACATTGCACGTTTTGGGCCTTGGGACCAACCTGTAGATTGGCAACATATTTTTAAATACCCAGATTTTTATTTAGAAAATATTGTTGATGACGAAATGTTAGAACGCGATTTTGTTTACGATATGCCAGAAGCACTTCGTAAAAAATTCGGTAAATCTAAATCACTAGATTTTGATGTAAAAGGTGAATATAAAAAAGTACTAAACTCTGGTAAAAAATCTTTTACAGTTATCGAGCGTTCTATTGAACAACATTCTAAAATATGCATCGAAAATTGTGAAGATGTTTTTGAAGCTAGAGAGCGTATTAAGGAATTACAAGATGAAATTGCGTATCGTATAAAACAATACTGTTACTGTATAATGAATAGCACTCAGAATTATAAAGATTGGCTTTTTGAGGAATACAATAGACGTTTACGACTCAGTTTTAACGGAAAGTTTTAA
- a CDS encoding dipeptidase codes for MKLKATLPFFAFIIVLFSCNSEPKTEEELIAYAKEIHDRVITLDTHCDINVANFTDSINYTQRLKNQVNLPKMIEGGLDVPWFIVYTGQDSLSIKGFENAHANALAKFDAIHRLVKVFAPDQIELARTSDDVRRIIKSGKKVVMIGIENGYPIGLDIENVQNFYNLGARYMSLSHNGHSQLCDSNTGEADDVWLHNGLSDFGRLVVKEMNKVGMMIDVSHPSKEAMRQMIELTKAPIIASHSSARALCDHSRNLDDEQLQWLKENGGVVQTVAFRSYLSKEKSEARNKKATEIRNQIADSMGVTYYGRRELRALDKAVQDSIRESGYLTKINDLTKAKAEAMSDFPPEVNVSDFVDHIDYLVEKMGLDHVGISSDFDGGGGIEGWNDASETFNVTLELVRRGYTEKEIEQLWSGNLLRVLDECQAVAESLK; via the coding sequence ATGAAACTAAAAGCTACACTACCCTTTTTTGCATTTATTATAGTATTATTCAGTTGTAATTCTGAACCTAAAACCGAAGAAGAGCTTATCGCCTATGCAAAAGAAATTCATGACCGTGTGATTACTTTAGATACGCATTGCGATATTAATGTGGCCAATTTTACTGATTCTATTAATTACACACAGCGTCTTAAAAATCAGGTTAATCTTCCAAAAATGATTGAAGGCGGATTAGATGTACCTTGGTTTATAGTATATACAGGACAGGATTCTTTATCTATAAAAGGTTTCGAAAATGCACATGCAAATGCTTTAGCAAAATTTGATGCTATCCATAGATTGGTTAAAGTTTTTGCACCAGACCAAATCGAATTGGCAAGAACTTCTGATGATGTAAGGCGTATTATTAAATCTGGTAAAAAAGTAGTCATGATTGGTATAGAAAACGGTTATCCAATAGGACTAGATATTGAAAATGTTCAAAATTTTTACAACTTGGGCGCGCGTTATATGTCTTTATCGCATAATGGTCATAGTCAACTTTGCGATAGTAATACAGGTGAAGCAGATGATGTTTGGTTGCATAATGGTTTAAGTGATTTTGGAAGACTAGTTGTCAAAGAAATGAATAAAGTAGGTATGATGATTGACGTGTCACATCCGTCAAAAGAAGCAATGCGTCAAATGATAGAATTGACAAAAGCGCCAATAATTGCCTCACATTCGTCTGCTAGAGCATTGTGTGACCATAGTCGTAATTTGGACGACGAGCAATTACAATGGCTAAAAGAAAACGGTGGTGTAGTACAAACAGTAGCATTTAGAAGTTACTTAAGCAAAGAAAAGTCTGAAGCAAGAAATAAGAAAGCTACTGAAATTAGAAATCAAATTGCGGATTCTATGGGTGTTACCTATTATGGGCGCAGAGAATTAAGAGCTTTAGATAAAGCAGTACAAGATTCAATAAGAGAAAGTGGTTATTTGACAAAGATTAACGACTTGACTAAAGCAAAAGCAGAAGCAATGTCTGACTTTCCACCAGAAGTTAATGTATCAGATTTTGTAGACCATATTGATTATTTAGTCGAAAAAATGGGCCTTGACCACGTAGGTATTAGTAGTGATTTTGATGGTGGTGGCGGTATTGAAGGTTGGAATGATGCATCAGAAACCTTTAATGTCACGTTAGAGTTAGTTCGTAGAGGTTATACTGAAAAAGAAATTGAGCAATTATGGTCAGGGAATTTACTCCGTGTTTTGGATGAATGTCAGGCTGTTGCTGAGAGTTTGAAATAA